From Procambarus clarkii isolate CNS0578487 chromosome 49, FALCON_Pclarkii_2.0, whole genome shotgun sequence, a single genomic window includes:
- the LOC123749015 gene encoding leukocyte elastase inhibitor, producing the protein MRKLWCAAVLVVTLVSVVRPQCISNNDKLVVTSPPDLAHITPFSLDLFKQLYPSTATGNFFFSPYSVWTALVLAYFGSAGRTRQQLQDTLRLRDPSTTLATYRALDRLYAERQANTTEYVIDLANKIYVDADFALRECVREVLPTEVQTTNFKKGDEAAATINNFVNKATRGKIPELVDGGVVQDKVMVLVNAAYFKGLWLAAFNTSATTKEKFFPTPGRHTLVDMMKQVDYFKIGDSSELGATVLEMPYKGKAASMLVLLPHNTPGGAPRKTSTPLAAPGNSATPLDAMLRRLSHDTLRHALANLRRQEVILKFPRFRLEQVITKDLIKALNTLGIQDLFTDAADLSNYHPTGNLLVTDSIHKAVIEVNEEGSEAAAATALVVSLTSLIPPRVFSCDRPFVFLIQDNDTSNILFLGVYRQP; encoded by the exons ATGAGGAAGCTGTGGTGtgcagcagtgttggtggtgacgctggtgagtgtggtgaggccTCAGTGTATCTCCAACAATGACAAGCTGGTGGTGACCTCCCCACCTGACCTGGCCCACATCACCCCCTTCAGCTTGGACCTCTTCAAGCAGCTCTATCCATCCACCGCCACAGGAAACTTTTTCTTCTCGCCCTACAGCGTGTGGACCGCCCTGGTCCTGGCCTACTTTGGGTCTGCTGGCAGGACTCGTCAGCAGCTGCAGGACACCCTTCGTCTCAGAGACCCTTCAACCACTCTGGCTACCTACAGGGCCCTCGACCGTCT GTATGCTGAGAGACAAGCCAACACCACAGAGTATGTGATAGACTTGGCCAACAAGATATACGTGGACGCAGACTTCGCCCTTCGGGAGTGCGTGAGGGAGGTCCTCCCTACGGAGGTGCAGACAACCAACTTTAAGAAG GGCGACGAGGCGGCTGCAACAATCAACAACTTCGTTAACAAGGCAACACGAGGCAAAATCCCGGAACTAGTGGATGGTGGAGTCGTGCAAGAcaaggtgatggtgctggtgaacGCCGCCTACTTCAAGGGTCTCTGGCTGGCGGCCTTCAACACCAGCGCCACCACCAAGGAGAAGTTCTTCCCCACCCCGGGCCGGCACACTCTTGTTGACATGATGAAACAAGTTGATTATTTCAAAATTG GAGACTCGAGTGAGCTGGGAGCGACGGTGTTAGAGATGCCGTACAAGGGGAAGGCGGCGTCCATGTTGGTGTTGCTGCCTCACAACACCCCCGGCGGCGCCCCTCGCAAGACCTCCACGCCCTTGGCCGCCCCTGGCAACTCCGCCACGCCTTTGGACGCCATGCTGCGGCGCCTCTCCCACGACACCCTCCGCCACGCCCTCGCCAACCTCAGGAGACAGGAAGTTATCCTCAAGTTTCCAAGGTTCAGGCTGGAACAAGTGATCACGAAGGACCTGATAAAG GCTCTCAACACCCTCGGGATCCAGGACCTGTTCACTGATGCTGCCGACCTCTCTAATTATCATCCTACTGGCAATTTGCTGGTTACCGATAGCATCCATAAGGCCGTGATAGAGGTGAACGAGGAGGGCTCGGAGGCTGCTGCTGCGACAGCTCTGGTCGTCAGTCTTACGTCCTTAATACCTCCTCGCGTGTTCTCGTGTGACCGACCCTTCGTCTTTCTCATTCAAGATAACGATACCAGCAACATTCTCTTCTTGGGCGTGTACAGGCAGCCGTAG